One region of bacterium genomic DNA includes:
- the gcvPB gene encoding aminomethyl-transferring glycine dehydrogenase subunit GcvPB, with amino-acid sequence MLEKTIFELSSAGRQGHALPLCDVPEKPTDSLIPKNLLRAQEPGLPQVAEIDAFRHFVRLSTLNHHVDKGFYPLGSCTMKYNPKVNEDLSRLPGFTGTHPLQDPTDLQGGLRLMKELGDSLCQISGLDAVTLQPVAGAHGEYTAIMMIRAYHLKKGRVRSKILVPDSAHGTNPATTTLSGYQAITIKSNADGLVDPEDLKAHLDDEVAGLMLTNPNTVGLFEKNIVQITKMVHDIGGLVFMDGANLNAMMGIVRPGDFGIDAMHFNLHKTFATPHGGGGPGGGGVACTKALEAFLPVPVVCSRNVSNSSNVSNGLKQLEYYLDYDRPDSIGKVHSFFGNFGVMVKAYTYIRMLGGRGLRRVSENAIINANYIMRSLEGIYDLPFKAHCKHECVFSGLKFRDKGIKTLDIAKRLLDYGYHAPTVYFPLIVPEAIMIEPTETESQETLDEFITAMKKIAEEIEKTPEIVKSAPNNTPIGRLDDAKAAKDQKLCYRGECL; translated from the coding sequence ATGTTAGAAAAAACAATCTTTGAACTGTCTTCCGCCGGCCGGCAGGGCCATGCCTTGCCCCTATGCGATGTGCCGGAGAAACCCACCGACTCCCTGATCCCCAAAAATCTTCTGCGGGCCCAGGAGCCCGGACTGCCCCAGGTGGCGGAGATCGACGCCTTCCGGCATTTTGTCCGGCTGTCCACTTTGAACCATCACGTGGACAAGGGCTTTTACCCGCTGGGGTCCTGTACCATGAAGTACAACCCCAAGGTCAACGAGGACCTGTCCCGCCTGCCGGGCTTCACCGGGACCCACCCGCTCCAGGATCCAACTGACCTGCAGGGCGGCCTGCGGTTGATGAAGGAACTGGGCGACTCGCTCTGCCAGATCTCCGGTCTGGACGCCGTCACCCTGCAGCCGGTGGCCGGGGCCCACGGCGAATACACCGCCATCATGATGATCCGGGCCTACCATCTTAAGAAGGGCCGGGTCCGCAGCAAGATCCTGGTCCCCGATTCGGCCCACGGCACCAACCCGGCCACCACCACCCTTTCCGGTTATCAGGCCATCACCATAAAATCCAACGCCGACGGGCTGGTGGACCCCGAAGATCTAAAAGCTCACTTAGACGACGAAGTGGCCGGCCTGATGCTGACCAACCCCAACACGGTGGGGCTGTTCGAGAAGAACATCGTCCAGATCACCAAGATGGTGCACGACATCGGCGGGCTGGTGTTCATGGACGGGGCCAACCTCAACGCCATGATGGGCATCGTCCGGCCCGGGGATTTCGGGATCGACGCCATGCACTTCAACCTTCACAAGACATTTGCCACGCCCCACGGCGGCGGCGGGCCGGGAGGCGGCGGAGTGGCCTGCACCAAGGCGCTGGAAGCTTTTCTGCCGGTGCCAGTAGTCTGCTCCCGCAACGTGTCAAACAGTTCGAACGTTTCAAACGGTTTGAAACAGTTGGAGTATTATCTCGATTACGACCGTCCGGACAGCATCGGCAAGGTCCACAGCTTCTTCGGCAACTTCGGGGTGATGGTCAAGGCCTACACCTACATCCGGATGCTGGGGGGCAGGGGCCTGCGCCGGGTCTCGGAGAATGCCATCATCAATGCCAATTACATCATGCGGTCGCTGGAAGGCATATACGACCTGCCGTTCAAGGCCCACTGCAAGCACGAGTGCGTGTTCTCCGGCCTCAAGTTCCGGGACAAGGGGATAAAAACTTTGGATATTGCCAAGCGCCTGCTGGACTACGGCTACCACGCGCCCACCGTTTACTTCCCGCTGATCGTGCCCGAGGCCATCATGATCGAGCCCACCGAGACCGAGAGCCAGGAGACACTGGACGAGTTCATCACGGCCATGAAGAAGATCGCCGAAGAGATAGAGAAGACCCCGGAGATCGTCAAGAGCGCACCCAACAACACGCCCATCGGGCGGCTGGACGATGCCAAGGCAGCCAAGGACCAGAAGCTGTGCTACCGCGGGGAGTGCCTGTAA
- the rnpA gene encoding ribonuclease P protein component, with the protein MDKIRHTFKKEERLKSEGDISGLFEHGLRVRHQGLNLIYRSNPQRTGCRAGFATKRQKGFGSVERNLNKRRMREAYRRTKHLIKPGFDLFIVAQRPLTYAQIQSGLPQLLEKAGLLMVPAGPNQPC; encoded by the coding sequence TTGGATAAGATCAGGCATACTTTTAAAAAAGAGGAACGGCTGAAATCCGAGGGCGATATCTCCGGGCTTTTTGAGCACGGCTTGCGGGTCCGCCATCAGGGATTAAATCTTATTTACCGGTCCAATCCCCAAAGAACGGGATGCCGGGCCGGTTTTGCCACCAAGCGCCAAAAGGGCTTCGGATCGGTGGAGCGCAATCTTAACAAGCGCCGGATGCGCGAAGCTTACCGCCGGACCAAGCACCTGATAAAGCCCGGCTTCGATCTTTTTATAGTGGCCCAGCGTCCCTTAACTTATGCCCAGATACAATCGGGCCTGCCCCAGCTTTTGGAAAAAGCCGGGCTTTTAATGGTACCGGCCGGCCCAAACCAGCCATGCTGA
- the yidD gene encoding membrane protein insertion efficiency factor YidD: protein MLNRALTKTVLLFIRAYQLTLGAVLPRSCRFHPSCSQYALEAVTLHGPGRGTLLAVKRILRCHPFNPGGYDPVPDPKLPQDKKRP, encoded by the coding sequence ATGCTGAACCGGGCGCTGACCAAGACGGTCTTGCTTTTCATCCGGGCCTATCAGCTGACCCTGGGTGCCGTGCTTCCCAGATCGTGCCGCTTTCACCCATCCTGCTCACAGTATGCCCTGGAGGCGGTGACCCTTCACGGACCGGGCCGGGGAACCCTTTTGGCGGTAAAAAGGATACTGCGCTGCCACCCCTTCAATCCCGGAGGGTACGACCCGGTGCCCGATCCCAAACTGCCCCAAGATAAAAAAAGACCCTAA
- the yidC gene encoding membrane protein insertase YidC yields the protein MDSNKRLLLAIILILAVFLGFQFLMPKPAPQPAVQQTAPAASEPAAVQAVLAQPSAAPAKSPKLKTPGLPVTQKILKGKGFEAVLTSQGAALSGYRLLDYMGPDGQPVQMIPDSGRALTMNLSVAGQPVDLSEVVFETGQEFDGSITYQARLADGVVIQKTYGLLENAPGLNLKIKITAPADVYLSSKYNLAWNCGLNTTEKNKELDLKEFSALAMLGKDVVLDNLSKLAKDKDLPAIEGDIAYCGVRTKYFVAALVPKSRKGASVQQGLKDQDRLTTSLGLPLTANTGDEIAVYLGPIDHGMLAKVDPSLDKIADTGWKWIQPISRGILWFLLALHNFIPNYGVVIIIFSVLMKLVFFPLTYTGMRSMKKMQHLQPHLKKVQDQHKNDPGKLNQETMALYKKHGVNPFSGCIPLVLQMPVFFALYSVLINTIELRQAPFMLWITDLSLPDSIVSFGGKLPFVGWESLSLLPVLMGVAMFFQQKMTTVDPKQKMMVYMMPVFMVFIFMSLPAGLNLYWLINNILSIGEQYLIQIRTQPPAEA from the coding sequence ATGGATTCCAATAAAAGGTTATTGCTGGCCATCATCCTGATCCTGGCGGTGTTCCTGGGCTTCCAGTTCCTGATGCCCAAACCGGCCCCCCAGCCTGCTGTCCAGCAGACTGCTCCGGCCGCCTCAGAACCGGCAGCCGTTCAGGCCGTTTTGGCCCAGCCCTCGGCCGCGCCGGCCAAAAGCCCCAAGCTAAAGACCCCCGGGCTGCCCGTCACCCAAAAGATCCTTAAAGGAAAAGGCTTTGAAGCCGTGCTGACCAGCCAGGGAGCCGCCCTGTCCGGTTACCGGCTTTTGGATTATATGGGACCCGACGGCCAGCCGGTGCAGATGATCCCCGACAGCGGCCGGGCCCTGACCATGAACCTTTCCGTGGCCGGGCAGCCGGTTGACCTTTCGGAAGTGGTGTTCGAGACGGGCCAGGAATTTGACGGCAGCATCACCTATCAGGCCAGGCTGGCCGACGGGGTGGTGATCCAAAAGACCTATGGGTTGCTGGAGAACGCCCCCGGCTTGAATTTGAAGATCAAGATCACAGCCCCCGCCGACGTCTATTTAAGCTCCAAGTACAACCTGGCCTGGAACTGCGGCCTGAATACCACCGAAAAGAACAAGGAACTGGACCTCAAGGAATTTTCCGCACTGGCCATGCTGGGCAAGGATGTGGTGTTGGACAACCTGAGCAAGCTGGCCAAGGACAAGGATCTGCCGGCCATCGAGGGCGACATCGCCTACTGCGGGGTGCGGACCAAGTACTTCGTGGCCGCCCTGGTCCCCAAAAGCCGGAAGGGCGCCTCGGTCCAGCAGGGCTTAAAGGACCAGGACCGTTTGACCACCTCGCTGGGCCTGCCCCTGACCGCGAATACCGGGGACGAGATCGCGGTCTACCTGGGCCCCATCGATCACGGCATGCTGGCCAAGGTGGACCCCTCGCTGGACAAGATCGCCGACACCGGCTGGAAGTGGATCCAGCCCATCTCCCGCGGCATCCTGTGGTTCCTGCTGGCCCTGCACAATTTCATCCCCAACTACGGGGTGGTGATAATCATCTTCTCGGTGCTGATGAAACTGGTCTTCTTCCCGCTGACCTACACCGGCATGCGGTCAATGAAGAAGATGCAGCACCTTCAGCCCCATCTTAAAAAGGTCCAGGACCAGCACAAGAACGACCCCGGCAAGCTGAACCAGGAGACCATGGCCCTTTACAAGAAGCACGGGGTCAACCCCTTCTCCGGCTGCATTCCCCTGGTGCTGCAGATGCCGGTGTTCTTTGCCCTGTACAGCGTGCTGATCAACACCATCGAACTGCGCCAGGCCCCCTTCATGCTGTGGATCACCGACCTGAGCCTGCCCGACAGCATCGTCAGTTTCGGCGGCAAGCTGCCCTTCGTGGGCTGGGAATCATTGAGCCTGCTGCCTGTCCTGATGGGGGTGGCCATGTTCTTCCAGCAGAAGATGACCACGGTGGACCCCAAGCAGAAGATGATGGTCTACATGATGCCGGTGTTCATGGTTTTCATCTTCATGAGCCTGCCGGCCGGCCTTAACCTTTACTGGCTGATCAACAACATCCTGTCCATCGGCGAGCAGTACCTGATCCAGATCCGGACCCAGCCCCCGGCCGAAGCCTGA